In a genomic window of Colius striatus isolate bColStr4 chromosome 2, bColStr4.1.hap1, whole genome shotgun sequence:
- the SERTAD2 gene encoding SERTA domain-containing protein 2 — MLGKGGKRKFDEHEDGLEGKVVSPTDGPSKVSYTLQRQTIFNISLMKLYNHRPLTEPSLQKTVLINNMLRRIQEELKQEGSLRPVFVTASQPTDPLSDSFREAQPAFSHLTSPPLLPTDLVSTTPLESCLTPASLLEDDTFCTSPTVQHDGPTKPPPPALQPVKDSFSSALDEIEELCPAPTSAEAVAAQTAADDSKDHPSESSVQKAEGLPESRTAESKLMDSLPGNFEITTSTGFLTDLTLDDILFADIDTSMYDFDPCTSATGAASKMAPVSADELLKTLAPYSSQPVTPNQPFKMDLTELDHIMEVLVGS, encoded by the coding sequence ATGttggggaaaggaggaaagcGGAAGTTTGACGAGCATGAAGATGGGTTGGAAGGCAAAGTGGTGTCTCCCACTGACGGTCCCTCTAAGGTGTCTTACACCTTACAGCGTCAGACTATCTTCAACATTTCCCTTATGAAACTTTATAACCACAGGCCATTAACCGAGCCAAGCTTGCAAAAGACAGTTTTAATTAACAACATGTTGAGGCGAATACAGGAAGAACTCAAACAAGAAGGCAGCTTGAGGCCCGTGTTCGTGACCGCTTCGCAGCCCACCGACCCCCTCAGCGACAGCTTCCGCGAGGCCCAGCCGGCGTTCAGCCATCTCACCTCCCCGCCCCTTCTCCCCACTGACTTGGTAAGCACTACGCCCCTGGAGTCTTGCCTCACCCCAGCCTCTTTGCTCGAGGACGACACTTTTTGCACTTCCCCGACTGTCCAGCACGATGGTCCGACGAAACCACCACCTCCCGCTCTCCAACCAGTAAAGGACAGCTTCTCCTCAGCCTTGGACGAAATCGAGGAGCTTTGTCCAGCACCTACCTCCGCAGAGGCAGTAGCAGCCCAAACGGCCGCCGACGACTCTAAAGATCACCCCAGCGAGTCCAGCGTTCAAAAGGCCGAGGGCCTCCCGGAGAGCAGAACGGCCGAATCCAAACTCATGGACTCGCTCCCCGGCAACTTCGAGATAACGACTTCCACGGGTTTCCTCACAGACTTGACCCTGGATGACATTCTGTTCGCCGACATCGATACGTCCATGTATGATTTTGACCCCTGCACGTCTGCCACGGGGGCCGCCTCAAAAATGGCCCCAGTCTCGGCAGACGAGCTCCTCAAAACTCTCGCTCCTTACAGCAGTCAACCAGTAACTCCAAATCAGCCTTTTAAAATGGACCTCACAGAACTGGATCACATCATGGAGGTGCTCGTTGGGTCTTAA